In Candidatus Eisenbacteria bacterium, the genomic stretch GACCCGCTCGATCTCGTCCGGGAACGCGGCGAGCAGCCCGCGCTCGATCTGGAGGCCATAGCGGACCGATTCGTCCACCGAGACCCCCGCGAGCCGGATGGTGTTGATCACCACCGAGCCTTCGTGAAGACGCGGAACGAATTCGGATCCAAGCCGGGTGGCGAGCCATCCCGCGTTGAGCAGGAGGAGCCCCACCACGATCAGCACGAGCCGCGGCCGCGCCGCGGCCCAGCGCAGAGCGGCGCGGTAGCGGCGCTGGAGCATGGCGACGAACCGGTTCTCGCGCTCGCGCAGCCGTCGCGGCAGAAAAGTCGCGCACAGCGCGGGCATGAGGGTGAGCGACAGGATCAGCGAGCCCACGAGCGCGAAGATGACCGTCAGCGCCATGGGCCGGAACAGCTTTCCTTCGATCCCCTCGAGAGCCAGGATCGGCAGGTACACGATCAGGATGATCAGCTCGCCGAACATCGTCGGCCGGCGCACTTCGACCGCGGCCTCCTCGACCACTTCCTCGCGCGGCCGAAGCGTCTGATCCTCGCCCAGCCGGCGGACGGTGTTTTCGACCATGATCACCGAGCTGTCGACGATGAGGCCGAAGTCGATCGCTCCCAGGCTCATCAGACTTCCGGTGATGCCGGCGCGCAGCATGAGGTCGAACGCGAACAGCATGGAAAGCGGAATCGCGGCCGCCACGATGAGAGCGGCGCGGATGTTTCCGAGGAAGGCGAAGAGCACGGCGATGACGAGCAGCGCGCCCTCGAACAGATTCTTCTCGACCGTGCCGAGGACCTGGTCCACCAGCGCGGTGCGCTCGTAGACGGGCTGGGCCTGCACGCCGGCCGGCAGACTCTTGCGCACTTCCGTGAGGCGGGCCTTCAGCCGCCGCGTCACCTCGTGGCTGTTTTCGCCCATCAGCATGAAGCCCAGGCCGAGCACCACTTCGCCCTTCCCGTCGGCGGTGACGGCGCCGCGGCGGATCTCGCGTCCCTCGACCACGCGGCCGACGTCCGACACGCGGGTCGGCACTCCGTCGTGCGAAGCCACGACGATGCTCCCGACGTCCTCCGGCCGGGTCACGATGCCGACGCCCTGGATGAGATAGGACTGGCCCGCCTGGTCGAGCGTGCCGCCGCCCGCGTTCGCGTTGTTGGCTTCCAGCGCGCTGATCAGCTGTCCGAGCGTCAGGCCGCGGGACTGCAGGTGGACCGGATCGACGATCACCTGAACCTGGCGCTCGTCGCCGCCCCAGGTGTTGACCTCGGCGACGCCCGGAACCGAGCGCATCTGCGGCTTGATCACCCAGTCCTGAATGGTGCGCAGCTCAGCCAGCGACTTTCCGGGGCCGGTCACCAGGTAATGGAAGACTTCTCCGAGCCCGGTGGCGACGGGACCGAGCTGGGGCCGCTCGATGCCCGAAGGCAGCTCGACCGTACCGAGCCGCTCGGCCACCACCTGGCGGCCGAGGTAGATGTCCGCGCCCTCCTCGAAGATGACCGTGACCTGTGAGAGCCCGAACTTGGAGAGCGACCGAACTTCGGCGAGGTGCGGCAGCCCGGAGATGGCCTGCTCGATGGGTGCGGTGATCTGACGCTCGATCTCGAGCGGCGAGAGCGAGGGGGCCACCGTATTGACCTGGACCTGGATCGGCGTCGTGTCCGGGAAGGCATCGAGCGGCAGCCGCAGGAATGCATGGACACCCACGCCGATCAGCGCGACGCCGATGATCAGCACGGCCACGCGATGCCGGATCGACCAGTGGATGACTCGATTGAGCATGCCGGCTAGTCCTTCTTGGGCGCCTCGACCTCGCAGCACCCGGCCCCGATGCTCTCCTTGAGCGTCTCGGTCTTGAGCAGGAAGCTTCCGGTCGTCACGACACGGTCGCCGGGGCGCACGTCCGCCGTCACGGCGACCATGTTGTGCGTCGCGGGCGTGGTGCGCACGCGCCGCGCTTCATAGGCATCCGGGGCGAGCTGGACGAAGACGATCTGAACGCCCTTGGCGTCCTGAACCGCCGCTTTCGGGATCAGGACCGCGGGACGATTGGCGTCGTCGATGATCCGCGCCTTGGCGAACATGTTCGCGCGCAGCGCGCCATCGCGGTTGGAGAACGCGGCGCGCGCCTTGGCGGTGCGAGTCGCTGGATCGATCGAGGGCGAGACGAACTTCAATGTTCCCGCGAACTCTCGTCCGGGAAATCCGTTGACCTCGAGCACCACGCGCTGGCCGGCTCGCACGCGCGGGACGTGCAGCTCCGGCACGTCGATCTCCGCCCAGAGCTGGGCGGTGTCGACGATCTCGAACAGCGCGTCTTCCGTGTGGACCAGCGTGCCCACCGTCGCCGTGCGCTTGGTCACGGTTCCCGCGATCGGTGAGCGCAGCACGTAGGTCCCCGCCGACCCTTCCAAGGTCCCGATCATGCCGAGCGCGCCCGAGGCCGCAGAGACCTCGGCCTTCGCCGCCGTCCATTCGCGCTCTGCCTCCTGCGCGTCGCGCTGCGAGGAGACGCCCTTTTCGAAGAGCGCCTTCTCTCTTCGGTAGTTGGCCTCGGCCACGCTCGCCCGCGCCTGCGCCGCCTGGAGCCGCGACCGATCCTCTCCGACTTCCGAGCTCTCGAGCGTGGCGAGCCGCGCGCCACGC encodes the following:
- a CDS encoding efflux RND transporter periplasmic adaptor subunit; protein product: MGWRSLIGALLIGSLMAGCGQRAEVESEARSTPTTEATVASDMCAEHGVLEAICTKHHPKLIPVFQAKGDWCPEHGFPMSVCPIHHPERGGRPEAQVAIDEAPASGTRIRFRTLQAAKDAGIETVAASEGMEGAGVFATATLVADASHMAVVNAHAAGVVRSIQADLGSRVTRGARLATLESSEVGEDRSRLQAAQARASVAEANYRREKALFEKGVSSQRDAQEAEREWTAAKAEVSAASGALGMIGTLEGSAGTYVLRSPIAGTVTKRTATVGTLVHTEDALFEIVDTAQLWAEIDVPELHVPRVRAGQRVVLEVNGFPGREFAGTLKFVSPSIDPATRTAKARAAFSNRDGALRANMFAKARIIDDANRPAVLIPKAAVQDAKGVQIVFVQLAPDAYEARRVRTTPATHNMVAVTADVRPGDRVVTTGSFLLKTETLKESIGAGCCEVEAPKKD
- a CDS encoding CusA/CzcA family heavy metal efflux RND transporter — encoded protein: MLNRVIHWSIRHRVAVLIIGVALIGVGVHAFLRLPLDAFPDTTPIQVQVNTVAPSLSPLEIERQITAPIEQAISGLPHLAEVRSLSKFGLSQVTVIFEEGADIYLGRQVVAERLGTVELPSGIERPQLGPVATGLGEVFHYLVTGPGKSLAELRTIQDWVIKPQMRSVPGVAEVNTWGGDERQVQVIVDPVHLQSRGLTLGQLISALEANNANAGGGTLDQAGQSYLIQGVGIVTRPEDVGSIVVASHDGVPTRVSDVGRVVEGREIRRGAVTADGKGEVVLGLGFMLMGENSHEVTRRLKARLTEVRKSLPAGVQAQPVYERTALVDQVLGTVEKNLFEGALLVIAVLFAFLGNIRAALIVAAAIPLSMLFAFDLMLRAGITGSLMSLGAIDFGLIVDSSVIMVENTVRRLGEDQTLRPREEVVEEAAVEVRRPTMFGELIILIVYLPILALEGIEGKLFRPMALTVIFALVGSLILSLTLMPALCATFLPRRLRERENRFVAMLQRRYRAALRWAAARPRLVLIVVGLLLLNAGWLATRLGSEFVPRLHEGSVVINTIRLAGVSVDESVRYGLQIERGLLAAFPDEIERVWSRTGTAEVATDPMGVEVTDVFVTLKDRKHWKKARTQERLVEQMEARLSSFPGMRMVFTQPIEMRVNEMIAGVRSDVGVKIFGDDFATLKAKSREVEQLIRETRGSADVFAEQVTGQPTLEIEVDREAIARHGINAREVLDAVEALGTRRVGDMQQGDRRFPITVRLDDSYREDAASVGRIQVMSAGGSRVPLSQLTRIRVVEGPSTIQREWAKRRVVVQSNVRGRDVGSFVAELRDKIDGRVSLPAGYYVRFGGQFEHLQRAQQRLMIVVPLALGLIFGLLYLTFRNLPDAARVFLAVPLAVVGGVVALWVRGLPFSISAAVGFIALSGVSVLNAIVLVSTMRQMLSAGSSIEEAVPAAAERRLRPVLMTGLVASMGFVPMALNTGIGAEVQRPLATVVIGGVISSTVLTLFVLPVIYLLTERRARRSAESTELRAVGS